gaaagcttgctgggtagactggatgggccgtttggtcttcttctgccatcatttctatgtaatgTAGGCACTCCACTTTGCCACAGGTTAAAGATCACATGAGCTGAAGCATCTACTGCCAGGCTAGTGTGTGGTCACATGACTTGGCTAACCCCATTAGCTCATTCTGGTGTACTGGATTGGACTGGTGTGATTTTGCATAATTTCAtattgtttttgtgttttatatgTAAGTCACACTGACCAACAGTGGCTGGTAGGATATCGAATAAATGTAAATAAGCAGATatcccccttctcttcctcctcaatGTGAATCTAATCCAGTGGCTTTTAATGTTGTCTCTTTGTCCTCCACCAATGCTCCTTCATCACTTTGAGAGTTCTGCAGAAACCACCAGAAACCACCAGTGCTGCCCAGAGACCCTTTCTATGATGCTTCGGGTTGACCCTTCCAGCCTGCAGCTCCCTGAGAGGGAGTCAGAAAGCTCCCGTTTCTTTCCAGGATGTGACTCCCATCTGCTCCAGATTAATGCAATTTCCAAAGAAGCTGATGGCAGATAAGGCCCACCTCGTCTGCCCCATTTACTTCCTCAGTCGATCTCTGCTTTTCCCTTCACTTCTCTGCAACTAAGGGTTCTCTGTGCCTGTACCTGTGACTCCTGGGTCAGCGACTCAGgacatgaaaatattttttttatttaatgatatTTATGTATCGTTTCACTGATTAAAAATTGCTCGAAGCGTTGCATCTCATGGGAATCCCAAACCTGAGCACCTCTCCTCCACAGCACTAAAACCGGATGTGAAATATTCAGGCCCGGATCTGGATTCATCTGAGTCAGAAGGGAGGGTGGGAGACTCTGCCCTGGCTGAAGAGTCGTCCCCATCCCCGTCGCCGTGTCCCGCTCTTACCGTGGCGCTCTCTCAGGGCCTTGTGAATGAAGTCAGCTGCTGGGTAGAAGTGGACGCTCATGTCGAAGGTGGGCGAATCCTGAGCCTCGATGCCCTGGTAGGTGACCCGCATGCCCTCGTAGTGCTCGGCCCCTCCTCTCCACTTGCTGTGGGAAGCATTCAGGATGTGGGTGATTCCCAGCCGGGATAACTCCCGACGGTCTGCGGCAATGTCCCtgtgaaggagaagggaggtaGGTGGGGGTGAGGCGTCTGCTCACTGCCAGGGCACCTGTCTCCCTCCAGCTTGATGTTTAGCATCTCGTTTGCATTGTACTTACAAGTTTCACTCTTCCCATTTGAGCCACAGCAGGTACAGAATAAACCTGCTTCCAAAGTCCCTAGAGCTTGAATTATGCTGACATTTTGTGTTGTGTGGGCTTGCACAGTGCTCTCTGAGGGCTGCCCAAGAAGGGAGGGCAGTGCACCCTGGGCATGGCAGGACAAGAATCAGCAACCACTTGGGCAGAATTTATAAACCCAAGGCTGGGCCAAAATTTCTTGCTGATATGAGCATAGGGTGATAGCTATGGAAGCCTCAGACTGCCCTGCATCTCTTCCTCTGACATATGCCCCCTACCATTTCTCTCATGATATGACCCTGCCACCCCCCATCTTTCCCCTGACACAGGCAGTGCACTTCTCCCACCTTTTCCCTTCCCATGCCCCTTCCCTGATGTTCACAAAACTGAGTACATACTGATCACCCAGGTACAGCCCTGGCCATACTTCGTCAGCGTGGTTACAGGCAGTCTTCCCCGTGTACAGCAGCCGTTCCAACTCAAAGATGCTGAGGACAGGGGGAGAAGAGCTCTCTGGGGACCTGCGGCTGGGGGACTGGGAGTTTCTTCGGGACAACCTGGATATAAAAGCCATGGAGCCAGGTCCCAAAACTCATCCCGCTGGGAAGCAGGAAGCCTCTCTAGCAGCCACAGATCCTGaggagagaaaataaattaacacTCTTTCCCTACTGTGTCTgaatcctccctttccccccataCTGTGTCTgaatcctccctttccccccataCTGTGTCTGGATCCTTTTTCCCTCATCCCTATAGGCTGGAAGCATCGCCTTTTCAGATGTCCCAGTCATAATCACACATCAAGAAACACACTGTCCACCACACCCAGAcatacacaaccccccccccccccatacacagcTATACACACGCATGCTTTACACTAACAAACACATACAAAGACCTCCGCTTCCCCCGCAACCACCTAATGCCCAGATACAAAACACACCCCACACCAATCCCTAGAGCAGTATGAGAGGTTTGTCTGTAGACATCCAGATTCTTCTTACCCCGGTGAATGCTTTTGATGGTATGTGTTGTGCTTTGCACATACTCCTCCTTGCCTGCAGCTCGTGGAATGTGTGCACGTCTgctgtgcactgcacacacacccCCTTGCCAGCCTGCCTGCAACTTGTAGTATGTGTGTGCGTTGTACTCTGTGCATGTCATCTCACTAACagcttgttttgtgtgtgtgtgtgtgtatgtgtgtgtgtgtgtgcattgtgCTCTGCACACTCTCCCTTGTTTGCCAGCAACTTGTGTTTTGTGTTCTGTGCACACTCCTTATGTGTTTATagttcatgtgtgtgtgtttgttgtcCTCTAGCTAGCATCTCATGGGGTTTGTGTATTGTGTTCTGCGCAAACTCAATCCAGCCAGCAGCACAATAAGTGAATTTGCTTTGTTCTGTGTACATGCTCTCTAACCAGGAGCTCTTGGTGTGTCTATGTATTGTGTTTTGCATACATACCCTCTAAACAGCAGCTCATAGTGTATGTGTGTTGTGCTCTGTGCACACTCCCCCTTGCCTGTAAGCTTGTGATGTGAATTTGTGTGTTCTGCTGGTTATACTCTGTTCACATCCTCTCCTGCTTGAAACTTGTGGTGTGTGTTGTGTTCTGTGCACACATCATCTATCCAGCACCTCATGGTGTGCATATTGTGTACTGTCTACATGCCCTCTTGCCAAGAATTTGTGGTGTGTGTTTTGTGCTACATGTACATGCCCTCTAGCTGGAAGTTCATGATGTGGGTGTGGGTGTTGTGTTCTGTATACATGCCCTCTAGCTGGGAGCACATGGTATGTGTACATGACCTCCAGCCGGGAGCTTGTGGTACATGTGTGTTTTGAGCTCTGTACACATGCCCTCTAGTTAGAAGCTTGTGGCAGGTGTGTATTTTGAGCTCTATACACATGCCCTCTAGGCAGGAGAGTTCGTGCTGTGCTTGTAGTATGTACGTGTTTGTTGTGCTCTGCGTACGTGCTCTCTAGCTGTGGGCTCGTAGTGTATGTGTTGTGTTGTGCTATGTACATGACCTCCAGCTAGGAGCTTGTGTTATGTGTGTGCTTTGTGCTCTGTAAACATGCCCTCTAGCCAAGAGTTcgtagtgagtgtgtgtgtgtgtgtctgtgttttgtgctcTGCGTACACGCTCTCTAGCCAGCAGCTCGTGGCATGCTGTCAGCAGAGGACATGTTCAGAGGACTGGGTAGGTGAGCCCTGGCAGAGTTCAGAGATTCTGCAGTGCAGGCGGCTGcccctgcccccgcccctcccctccccccatcgcTTACCTTCTTCAGGGTGGGGTCTGCGCGAGGGCAAATCCAGGGAGCCGTCCTGCGGCTCGCAGGGCTTTCAAGAACGCCAGCCCTGAAAGGTTATTTTAAGGCATGGCAGGGCTGGCAGGCAGATCTGTTTATATCAAAATGTGGCGTGTGTacgtatgtgcgtgtgtgtgacgGGGGGGAGGGGCGGACGGACGGAGAAAGCCCTCGGATGCCGAGCGGAGCAGGCTGGCCCGGCGCACACGCCCCTTTTGTACCAGGCTAGTTTAGTATTGTAATCTCGGCTCTGGTGTAGCACTCGCTAACAGGAACCGCTTTTTCCCGCATGTTAATGTATGGGGTGGGACCTCTCTTCCCGCTACGGCGGGTGGCCAAGGTATAAAGCAGACGGTGTGTAACGGAGATCTCCAGTGTTGCCCCGGGAGGGGATGTGCCCATAGTTGGGCTCTCCCGTACCAGGTCTGTTAAAGGTGATGGTTACACACCTCCTAGTCTGTGGTCCTCCCCGAAATCTGAAGGGGGAGCAGGGATAAAAGTTCCCATGAAAAGAATAAAACGAATGTGGTCAATGGAGAGAATGAACGATCACTTGAAGATTTAGACTTTGCATTCTCTTGCCAGTTTACTAAAATGGATGGATATTCGGCTGGCAGCAGGAAGGCGTTTCAAGAAGTTTGAATAATTTAATTAAGGTCAAGCAAATGTCAAAAATAACATTCAGTAATGTTGCCAGCACTTAAAGGGGTAATATGGTTTAGCTTTTTTTCTTGGCAAAAATATGTCCTTATATCTTCATAAAGCTTTACATCTTTATTCAACAGACCTCCTGAATCTTTAAAAGTTCTTATTAAATATGTTAAGGTGGACACCTTAGGGGAGAGCCCGACTATGAGCACCCCCGCCCTCATCCCATGAAGATATAAGGACTTATACTTTTGCCACACTCCTCTATTTTTCTATAACACACGCAGAGTGTGGATTtatctcctatttatttatttagatttatattccgctttttgcacttttttcagcgcttcaaagtggattacattcaggtactgtaggtattttcctatccccagagtgcttacaatctaacaggccgatacagtaaaaatcgcgggagagcgggcgagcgcccactctcctgcgcgcgtgattcagaaaaaaaaattattcaaattagggcccacggtggctgtcagcgggtttgacagctgatgctcaattttgctggcgtcggttctcaaacccactgacagccacgggttcagaaaccggacgccggcaaaattgagcgaccggtttttgagccgcgggccgatttaacattttattttttttatttttaacgtTTGGGACATccgacaatatcgccatgatattaagtcggagggtgtaagaaaagcagtttttactgcacattttactttctgtatcgcacgggaataactaatagagccatcaacatgcatttgcatgttgcgggcgctattagtttcgggggggttggatgcgtgttgtcgacgcgctattacccccttactgaataaggggtaaagctagtgcgtcccccccgacggagcgcactgtactgtatcggcctgtaagtttgtacctgaggcaatggagggtaaagtgacttgcccaaggtcacaagaagcgacagcaggactcgaaccctggtctcctggttcgtagcccactactctaaccattattgaaatatttatctttttttatttacagCTTAATACTTTAATGGTAAATGCTTCTACATTTCATTTATGCAATACTTGATTTATGCTAAACTATTTCCCAGTCTTTACATcttattttcatttccttttaGGTACTGAAACAGTAAAGATTGGGAAACGGTTTAGAATAAATCAAGAAAATACACTCAATTTATAGACAGTATACCAAAATGGCAGAAATGCAGCTCTTGAGTGATAAAGCCATTGTTTGGGGACCCCTCTGCtagtgtagtgtctgtgtaggccAGTCCTAtgccactgggtgtgcaaaccgtgcaattgcagaGGGTGGCACACCCGGTGGGGCGgtgtcgggagcagggagaggcccgtcttgctgctgctggacctgatcccaccagcGGCGGaaaagcaggaggccacagcagaagaggaagccctTCTGACAactcctcctcatgtgctggccccgTGAGATGGGAACACAGGAAGTGCTAGAGTGCTGAATTACTTTggggccagcacatgaagaggagctaCAGAACAGGTGCTTTCCccactgaagaaggtacaggctggcagctgcagcggaggaggaatgacccatggaccctgactgcctggtcagcatgtgtgtgtgagtgaaggggAGTCTGCCTCGGATGAATGGGTGTGTGAataggaggctgcctgggatgtgtgtgtgaatgggagcctgcctgggatgggtgtgtgaatgggagcctgcctcggATGGGTGGAGATGTGCATGTGTTGCATGCACATGCAAGCAAGGGAGCCTTCCTAGGATGGGCAgggaatatgtgtgagagaatgggagcttgggatTTGGGTgaatatgaatgggagcctgcctggggtgtgtgggtgtaaatgggagtttgtctggggtgtgtgtgtgtgtgtgtgtgtgtgtgagagagagagaatgggagctgcctgggttgtgtgcatgtatatataagaaagagaggaaaaagtttgtgcatcccactccttTTAATTCACaacagtctcagggtgactggaaatcaaagttcccaggtatggagagcgtgaatttttaaaatccttttaagttttatttttcaggtgttatttgatgtgtctgctgttttgaaatagtttattggtgtttAAAAAACCACTTCTATACGATTTTtcaattatttgatcttttattcatcagctttttaaaaaataatattattagtatgttttagtattgtgattatgtatttattttatttcttgattgtattgtttgatgtttgaggaatggagaTGGTTCTGTTTtatcattgttgcactgcatagaatgtctgttttttttgcagtttccagttcagtttttgtctgtgcgtTTGTATTTcaactttatggttgctctgttctggatttggtgagggtctgtttatgttctgcatgtgcgactgaggtgaggcattttcctaataggaagtgtattagtgttttagggctttcagagggtcaagctcacacccaacacaacatacatcacaataggcctaataccatttgggtttcaagtatcttttttgcagggatttctggttggcatcacagcagtgcatgtaaatataatgtaagtgatatttttacctcagaatacggtactttgatatttttcatgtaaaatataaatgcataactcttaactgtgtttGTGgaatggggtgagggggggggcgttgtgcaaggctataaggttcgcctggggcacctaataccttgCATCAGGcatgggtttggggggtggggattaGGATGGTGTCAGTTTATAAAGTTTATATCACTGAAGGGAGTGGGGCATTATTTttggtgggcccaggacagagaatgatggggcgggggggggggggagggggggagggggcgcagcacagtaattgttttcACAGGGCAGTAAAAAAGCTAGCACAGGCCCTGGGTGTAGGAATcagtagcagtccagcttgtccTATTTTCCGGTGATGTTCTGGTGCCTGTTGTAATACTTTTCACAGTCTgggttgttgtttgagtcctggcAGTTAATGATATTTTGGTGTGACTGTTTTGCTATATAGGTGcccagtgtcttttttttttttttttgcagggttttgttttatttatttatttatttatttatttagcacttttatataccgatattcaagtaacagagttaccaatcaagtcggtttacattccaacaataaccatgacatgagaatgtcttacaataaacaatatTACAATATTACTTCCCAAAGTGCTTGGTAGTGGAGTTAGCGTTGTTACTGAGGTAAAACCAGAATCTGAATATCTTTTTATTACTTCTTTTGCTCTGCACTGACTCTTGAGGGAATTTCTATGTTTCAGAAGCGGAGGGGTTTCTGTTAGAGCTCTGTCCCTTTCCGGGTAAAGCCCAGACTTCACTCCCATGTAAGTGTAAAGA
This sequence is a window from Rhinatrema bivittatum chromosome 5, aRhiBiv1.1, whole genome shotgun sequence. Protein-coding genes within it:
- the DUSP26 gene encoding dual specificity protein phosphatase 26 codes for the protein MAFISRLSRRNSQSPSRRSPESSSPPVLSIFELERLLYTGKTACNHADEVWPGLYLGDQDIAADRRELSRLGITHILNASHSKWRGGAEHYEGMRVTYQGIEAQDSPTFDMSVHFYPAADFIHKALRERHGKILVHCAVGVSRSATLVLAYLMIHHHMALVEAIKTVKDHRGIIPNRGFLRQLVALDNSLRLKRKM